In Runella sp. SP2, the genomic window AAACATTTTGACAACGTAGCTCGCTAAAAAGCATATTTTTATTCAACATATTTAAAATCTACACAACTTTTCTGGCCTTACCGCAACGATTCCCCCTTATTGGCAGTTATGATAGATGTACTTTACTCCTATTATTATGGCGGAAACTGTTTTAATTACTGGTGGTACGGGCTTAATCGGGCGCCGTCTTACCACCTTACTTCTCGAAAAAGGTTATCAAGTAGCTTACCTAAGCCGAAAACAACAAAACATCCCAAACGTCAAAATTTACCGTTGGGATATTGAAAAAAATTTCATTGACGAAAATGCCCTTCGCACTACGGATCACCTGATCCATTTGGCAGGGGCTGGAATCGCCGACCAACGCTGGACTGCCAGTCGTAAGCAAGAGATTATGCAAAGCCGTACCAAAAGCATTGAACTCATTGCGCGCAAACTTCAAGAGCGCCCGTACCACGTTAAATCTTGCGTGTCGGCTTCGGGAATTGGGTTTTATGGAGCCGATACGGGCGATGCCCGCGTATCAGAACACACTCATTCTGGAACTGATTTTGTGGCCCATGTGACGCGGCATTGGGAAAAATCTGTCGAATTGATTGAAAATATTGGGATTCGTACGACCAAACTCCGCACGGGCATCGTTTTAAGTACGCAAGCAGGAGCGCTCCCTAAAATAGCACTACCCGTTCAATGGGGCGTAGGGGCCCCACTTGCTTCTGGCAAACAATGGACTTCGTGGATACACATAGACGATTTGTGCCGAATGTACATTGAAGCCCTTGAAAACCCTACATGGCATGGAGCTTATAACGCCGTAGCCCCCACCCCTGTGACAAACGCCTTCCTCACCCGTCAAATAGCAGAAGTATTGAATCGCCCCCTTTGGTTACCCAACGTACCAAGTTTTGTACTCAAAGCTGTATTTGGAGAAATGGCAAGCTTGGTCATTGGAGGAAATTATGTATTGAATCAACGAATCAAGGCCGAAACCAACTTCACCTACCAATTTGAAGATTTAAAACAAGCCCTTAGCCACCTGTACGAAAAGTAAATTCTGGGTCAGTAAGTGAGGCTTATTGAAAATCATTTTTTACTTTTGAAAAAGTACGCCTTACCCAATTATGATTGAACGTATTCTGACCAAGTATTCTAACCATTTCGTATCCCGTCATCTCATTTTAGCGATTGACGGGGGCGTGGTTATTGGATCCTTCGTCATTGCTTGCATTTTACGATTCAACCTCAATGTTTCCAACATCAATTGGGCATTGTATAAGTACTATTTGGTGGCGTTGTTGGTCAATCGCTTGCTTTGCTTTCTTTATTTTCGGTCTTATACGGGCATCGTTCGGCACAGCAGCGTTGAGGATGCTTCGCTCATTTTTAAAGCCACGACTGCAAGTAGTATCTTGACTATTATTGGTTCCACTTTTTTAAGTCATAGTACCGACAATGCGGTTTTTTACATT contains:
- a CDS encoding TIGR01777 family oxidoreductase — translated: MAETVLITGGTGLIGRRLTTLLLEKGYQVAYLSRKQQNIPNVKIYRWDIEKNFIDENALRTTDHLIHLAGAGIADQRWTASRKQEIMQSRTKSIELIARKLQERPYHVKSCVSASGIGFYGADTGDARVSEHTHSGTDFVAHVTRHWEKSVELIENIGIRTTKLRTGIVLSTQAGALPKIALPVQWGVGAPLASGKQWTSWIHIDDLCRMYIEALENPTWHGAYNAVAPTPVTNAFLTRQIAEVLNRPLWLPNVPSFVLKAVFGEMASLVIGGNYVLNQRIKAETNFTYQFEDLKQALSHLYEK